One window of Vitis riparia cultivar Riparia Gloire de Montpellier isolate 1030 chromosome 5, EGFV_Vit.rip_1.0, whole genome shotgun sequence genomic DNA carries:
- the LOC117914527 gene encoding early nodulin-75-like, which yields MSPTYLLVLFLGVVVLTTPSLADYPKPPPIKKPPPEHKPPVEKPPPEHKSPTKPPKGEKPLPEHKPPTPIGKPPKGEKPPHYGHNPGHPPVESKEDSYKPPHKIEPPSAPMKKPEAPGKKPSTPPHKPPHKPPSPSHPN from the coding sequence ATGTCTCCCACATACTTGCTAGTGTTGTTCCTTGGAGTGGTGGTTCTCACCACCCCATCTCTTGCTGATTACCCCAAGCCCCCTCCAATCAAGAAGCCACCACCGGAGCACAAGCCTCCGGTGGAGAAGCCACCTCCAGAACACAAGTCACCCACAAAACCTCCCAAGGGAGAGAAACCACTCCCAGAACACAAGCCACCAACCCCAATTGGTAAACCTCCCAAGGGAGAGAAACCACCACATTATGGTCACAACCCTGGCCACCCTCCTGTCGAGAGCAAAGAAGACTCGTACAAGCCGCCTCATAAGATTGAGCCTCCTTCAGCTCCGATGAAAAAGCCAGAAGCTCCTGGAAAGAAGCCATCAACTCCGCCCCACAAGCCACCGCACAAACCTCCATCTCCCTCCCATCCCAACTGA
- the LOC117913777 gene encoding early nodulin-75-like: MSPTYLLVVLLGLVVLTAPSLADYPKNPPFEKPPPEHKPPVEKPPPEHKPPVEKPPPEHKPPVEKPPPEHKPTPLEKPPKGEKPLPEHKPPTPVGKPPKGEKPPHYGHNPGHPPAENAEDSYKPPTPVGKPPKGEKPPHYGHNPGHPPAENAEDSYKPPRKIKPPSTPAEKQPGPGKKLPTPPHKPPHKPPTPTHPN, from the coding sequence ATGTCTCCTACATACTTGCTAGTGGTGTTGCTTGGCCTGGTGGTTCTCACCGCCCCCTCACTTGCTGATTACCCAAAGAATCCCCCATTCGAGAAGCCACCACCAGAGCATAAGCCTCCGGTGGAGAAGCCACCTCCTGAACACAAGCCTCCGGTGGAGAAGCCACCTCCTGAACACAAGCCTCCAGTGGAGAAGCCACCTCCTGAACACAAACCAACCCCATTGGAAAAACCTCCCAAGGGGGAGAAGCCACTCCCAGAACACAAGCCACCAACCCCAGTTGGCAAACCACCTAAGGGAGAGAAGCCACCACATTATGGTCACAACCCTGGTCACCCTCCTGCTGAGAATGCTGAAGACTCATACAAGCCACCAACCCCAGTTGGCAAACCACCTAAGGGAGAGAAGCCACCACATTATGGTCACAACCCTGGTCACCCTCCAGCTGAGAATGCTGAAGACTCATACAAGCCACCTCGGAAGATTAAGCCTCCTTCAACTCCAGCAGAGAAGCAACCAGGTCCTGGAAAGAAGCTGCCAACTCCTCCGCACAAGCCACCCCACAAACCTCCTACTCCCACCCATCCCAACTGA